A single region of the Rathayibacter rathayi genome encodes:
- a CDS encoding HhH-GPD-type base excision DNA repair protein: MTRDSALHITDDPDADALLSRDPLALLIGMLLDQQVAMETAFSGPLTIEERLEAAGTSFDVASIAGFDEAAFSELCRTPPAVHRYPSNMAGRVQVFCRALVDDWDGDVSALWTRDDPDGRTVFARLKALPGFGEQKARIFLALLGKQRGFAGEGWREAAGSYGEEGSFRSVADIVSPESLTKVRATKQAAKAAAKAKK, translated from the coding sequence ATGACTCGAGACTCCGCCTTGCACATCACCGACGATCCCGACGCCGACGCTCTCCTGAGCCGCGACCCGCTCGCCCTGCTGATCGGGATGCTCCTCGACCAGCAGGTCGCGATGGAGACGGCCTTTTCGGGGCCGCTCACGATCGAGGAGCGTCTGGAAGCGGCCGGCACCTCCTTCGACGTCGCGTCTATCGCCGGCTTCGATGAGGCCGCGTTCTCGGAGCTCTGCCGTACTCCGCCCGCCGTGCACCGCTATCCGTCGAATATGGCGGGCCGGGTGCAGGTATTCTGCCGGGCGCTCGTCGACGACTGGGACGGTGACGTGTCGGCCCTGTGGACTCGCGATGACCCCGACGGCCGCACTGTCTTCGCCCGCCTGAAGGCGCTGCCCGGCTTCGGCGAGCAGAAGGCGCGGATCTTCCTCGCCCTGCTCGGCAAGCAGCGGGGCTTCGCGGGGGAGGGCTGGCGCGAGGCCGCCGGCTCCTACGGAGAGGAGGGTTCGTTCCGCTCGGTCGCCGACATCGTCTCGCCGGAGTCGCTGACGAAGGTCCGCGCCACCAAGCAGGCCGCAAAGGCCGCGGCCAAGGCG